AGCTTGCCCTTCACCTGCTCGACCTCGGCCTTGCTCTCGTCGCCCATCATCGGCACCCAGCGCGCCACGGGGCGCCCTTGCGGCGCCCAGTACTCGATCGCGGCGTGACCGTTCCCGAGCGAGTGCGCGCGGCCCTCGAGCATCCGCCCTTCCTCGAGTTCCACGCCGCCCGCCCCGAGCAGGTACTGCACGTAGGTCTGGTGCGTGGGCACGCCGTGGTAGCCGTCCACGCTGTTCTCGGCCAACAGCTTCCAGTTGGCGCGCGTGCTGTAGTGATGGGTGCCCTCCACCACCCGCATCCGGCCGTCCAGCGACTGGTCACAGACCAGGTCGATGTACTCCTTGGCACCGGCGAGCCAGTCGTCCAGCGCCATGATCCCCGGCCAGAAGCTCACGAACCAGAAGCCGCGATAGCCCTCCAGGCGGGGCACGGGCGTGAGGCCTCGCTCCTTCTTGTCGAAGGCGCTGCCGCCGTAGCCGTCCTTCGCCGGCATGCCCACGAGCTCGCCGCGCGTGTTGAACGTCCACGCGTGGTAGAAGCACTGGAACACCTTCGCGTTGCCCTGGTCCCGCCGGCAGACGATCGCTCCCCGATGCGGGCAGGTGTTGTGAAAGGCTCGAATCTCGCCGTCGTCGCTACGCAGGAACATGATCGAACGGCCGAGCAGGCGTCGGCGACGGTAGTCGCCCGGATCGGCGACCTCCGACTCG
The sequence above is drawn from the Thermoleophilaceae bacterium genome and encodes:
- a CDS encoding aromatic ring-hydroxylating dioxygenase subunit alpha, encoding MPTPELSELIQDDREGGIFRVHRSTMTSPEFLQLERERVFGRSWLYLGHESEVADPGDYRRRRLLGRSIMFLRSDDGEIRAFHNTCPHRGAIVCRRDQGNAKVFQCFYHAWTFNTRGELVGMPAKDGYGGSAFDKKERGLTPVPRLEGYRGFWFVSFWPGIMALDDWLAGAKEYIDLVCDQSLDGRMRVVEGTHHYSTRANWKLLAENSVDGYHGVPTHQTYVQYLLGAGGVELEEGRMLEGRAHSLGNGHAAIEYWAPQGRPVARWVPMMGDESKAEVEQVKGKLVERYGEERADRIGQLNRNILIYPNLVLNDLVSVIVRTFNPLEPDFMEITAWALAPEEEEGVRLQARLHNFLEFFGPGGLATPDDVEALESCQIGFNSGGEQWNDISRGMVREAQTDDELQMRTFWRQWAAQMQEQTRSDWDDAPVKVEAEAAS